A section of the Cyanobacterium stanieri LEGE 03274 genome encodes:
- the devC gene encoding ABC transporter permease DevC gives MKIPLAWLQLSRETIRLLIAIAGISFADLLMFMQLGFKSALLKSAVTVHEQIEGDVFLLSPQSDALISMKSFSSRRLQQALGLEGVKSINYVNIGFGIWKNPQNQSTRQIMVIGFNPKEQLFKLPEVQENLNQLKLSDVVLFDDKSRPEFGPIPQWFNEGKSVTTEINEREVSVGGLFSIGSSFGADGNLITSDLNFLRIFPDRDKNLIDMGVIRLEEGVNYQAVINTLKQKFDQGDVVVLSREEFVAYEREYWENSTAIGFIFNLGALMGLIVGIVIVYQILYTDVADHLPEYATLKAMGYTNNYLLRLVFQQAFILACVGFIPGIGVSALLYNAAAGATGLPIYMTVSLASQVYILTLGMCFVSGAIAVNKLKSADPADIF, from the coding sequence ATGAAAATACCTCTAGCTTGGTTACAATTAAGTAGGGAAACTATTAGATTATTAATTGCGATCGCAGGTATTAGTTTTGCAGATCTTTTGATGTTTATGCAGTTAGGTTTTAAAAGTGCTTTGTTAAAAAGTGCAGTTACTGTCCATGAACAAATAGAGGGAGATGTTTTTTTATTAAGTCCTCAATCAGATGCCCTAATTTCTATGAAAAGTTTTTCTTCCCGTAGGCTACAACAAGCCCTAGGATTGGAAGGAGTAAAATCTATTAACTATGTAAATATTGGTTTTGGTATCTGGAAAAATCCTCAAAATCAATCCACAAGACAAATAATGGTAATCGGTTTTAATCCTAAAGAACAGCTTTTTAAACTCCCTGAAGTACAAGAAAATTTAAATCAATTAAAATTATCTGATGTGGTTTTATTTGATGATAAATCAAGACCAGAATTTGGACCTATTCCCCAATGGTTTAATGAGGGAAAAAGTGTCACCACCGAAATAAATGAAAGGGAAGTTTCTGTTGGGGGGTTGTTTTCCATTGGTTCTAGTTTTGGTGCGGATGGTAATTTAATTACCAGTGATTTAAACTTCTTAAGAATTTTTCCTGATCGAGATAAAAATTTAATTGATATGGGGGTAATTCGCTTAGAAGAAGGAGTAAATTATCAGGCTGTAATTAACACTTTAAAACAAAAGTTTGATCAAGGGGATGTGGTAGTTTTATCCCGTGAAGAATTTGTCGCCTATGAAAGAGAATACTGGGAAAATAGCACCGCCATTGGCTTTATTTTCAACCTTGGGGCGCTGATGGGTTTGATTGTGGGTATCGTTATTGTTTATCAAATTTTATATACTGATGTGGCGGATCATCTTCCTGAATATGCTACCCTTAAGGCCATGGGTTACACTAATAATTATTTGTTGCGTCTGGTGTTTCAACAGGCTTTTATCCTTGCTTGTGTGGGTTTTATCCCCGGGATTGGGGTTTCTGCCCTTCTTTACAATGCGGCAGCAGGGGCAACGGGTTTACCTATTTACATGACGGTTTCCCTTGCTTCTCAGGTTTATATTCTAACATTGGGTATGTGTTTTGTGTCAGGGGCGATCGCCGTTAATAAGTTAAAGTCAGCTGATCCTGCGGATATATTTTAA
- a CDS encoding Fur family transcriptional regulator, producing MRPTKNQQLILDLLQKIKGEISAQQIHFKLREKGSSTGLATVYRSLKALHQDGLIQERISSTGESLYSVIKREHHPHHLNCVSCGESIPLDDCPVDEQLHQWCASQKFTVYYHTLEFFGLCNECQQQYTEK from the coding sequence ATGCGACCAACTAAAAATCAACAACTTATCCTCGATTTACTTCAAAAAATAAAAGGAGAAATTAGCGCCCAACAAATACACTTCAAATTAAGGGAAAAAGGCTCTAGCACTGGTTTAGCAACGGTATATCGTAGCCTAAAAGCTCTACATCAAGATGGCTTAATTCAAGAGCGAATCTCCTCCACTGGTGAATCTCTCTACAGCGTTATCAAACGTGAACATCATCCCCATCATCTTAACTGTGTTTCCTGCGGTGAGTCCATTCCCTTAGATGATTGCCCTGTGGATGAACAACTACATCAATGGTGTGCTTCACAAAAATTTACAGTTTATTATCATACCTTAGAGTTTTTTGGTCTTTGTAATGAGTGTCAACAACAATATACCGAAAAATAA
- a CDS encoding serpin family protein, which yields MLNNNQSKIFLATLLLLTASFVAINPSLDKIFTTNNAVYAEKDNSEMSNSETNLLDERIVNANRDFAFKLFSAVRMEDEDENIFISAPSVSIALNLLNNGANAETREEIRRVLELENIILPEINRQYKTLQDLLQNNQESTLSINNSLWIREGFPIKPNFLSQNREYYQSEVSALDFDSPDAVDIINKWVSDATEEKITTIVDSISPEDVLFLINAIYFKGEWQQAFNPELTQEMNFTQSNGEVIQHPLMSREGSFAYLENDDVEMIRLPYGESEKLAMYVVLPQEDSSLDGVMENLNGEIWQEWTANLRRQDGTIRLPRFSIEYDISLNNVLQKLGINKAFTNQADFSNLTDEPILIDQVKHKTFIDVNEEGTEAAAVTSIGIRVTSLPLDNFEMVVNRPFFYAIQDEETGTILFMGNVNSL from the coding sequence ATGCTAAATAATAATCAAAGCAAAATATTCTTGGCAACTCTTTTACTATTAACAGCTAGTTTTGTTGCTATTAATCCTAGTTTAGATAAAATTTTTACCACTAACAATGCGGTATATGCCGAAAAAGATAATTCTGAGATGAGTAATTCTGAAACTAATTTGTTAGATGAGAGAATAGTTAATGCTAATCGTGACTTTGCTTTTAAGTTATTTTCTGCGGTGAGGATGGAAGACGAAGATGAGAATATTTTTATTTCTGCCCCTAGTGTTTCTATTGCTTTAAATTTGTTAAATAATGGTGCAAATGCTGAAACCAGAGAGGAAATCAGACGAGTTTTAGAGTTAGAAAATATTATTCTTCCTGAAATTAATAGACAGTATAAAACTTTACAAGATTTATTACAAAATAACCAAGAAAGTACCCTTTCTATTAACAATTCTCTTTGGATTCGTGAGGGTTTTCCCATTAAACCCAATTTTTTGAGCCAAAATAGGGAATATTATCAAAGTGAAGTATCAGCCTTAGATTTTGATAGCCCTGATGCGGTGGATATTATTAATAAATGGGTGAGTGATGCCACTGAGGAAAAAATTACTACTATTGTCGATTCTATTTCCCCTGAAGATGTTTTATTTTTGATTAATGCTATTTATTTTAAGGGTGAATGGCAACAAGCCTTTAATCCCGAATTAACCCAAGAGATGAATTTTACCCAGTCTAATGGGGAGGTTATCCAACATCCTTTGATGAGTCGGGAGGGTAGTTTTGCTTATTTGGAAAATGATGATGTAGAAATGATTCGTTTGCCCTATGGGGAGTCTGAAAAATTGGCTATGTATGTGGTTTTACCTCAAGAGGATTCTAGTTTGGATGGGGTGATGGAAAATTTAAACGGGGAAATATGGCAGGAATGGACTGCTAATTTGCGTCGTCAAGACGGTACGATTCGTTTGCCAAGATTTAGTATAGAATATGATATTTCTTTAAATAATGTTTTACAGAAGTTGGGTATCAATAAGGCTTTTACTAATCAGGCTGATTTTAGTAATTTAACTGATGAACCTATATTAATTGATCAAGTAAAACATAAAACTTTTATTGATGTTAATGAGGAAGGCACGGAAGCAGCCGCAGTTACTTCTATTGGTATTCGGGTTACTTCTTTACCTCTTGATAATTTTGAAATGGTGGTAAATCGTCCTTTCTTTTATGCAATTCAGGATGAGGAAACAGGCACTATTTTATTTATGGGTAATGTCAACAGTCTATAG
- a CDS encoding NifU family protein: protein MALALTNENVEQVLDDLRPYLMADGGNVELVEIDGPTVKLRLQGACGSCPSSAMTLRMGIERRLREYIPEIAEVEQVL, encoded by the coding sequence ATGGCTTTAGCTTTGACCAATGAAAATGTCGAACAAGTTTTAGATGATTTACGTCCCTACTTAATGGCCGATGGTGGTAATGTTGAGTTGGTAGAAATTGATGGTCCAACGGTAAAACTAAGACTACAAGGGGCTTGTGGTTCTTGCCCTAGCTCTGCCATGACTTTAAGAATGGGTATTGAACGTCGTTTAAGGGAATACATTCCTGAAATAGCCGAAGTGGAACAAGTTTTATAG
- a CDS encoding DevA family ABC transporter ATP-binding protein, with amino-acid sequence MLTSKAELNTEKKIKNQEDNKVVEIKNLDFYYTNNKLTKQILFDINLTLEKGEVVIMKGPSGSGKTTLLTLMGALRSATHGSLKVFGKELVGAGDNLLIETRKNIGYIFQAHNLLKSLTARQNVQMSMDLHPQFSSEEGKKKSIEMLEAVGLGSHIDYYPENLSGGQKQRVAIARALVSHPKMVLADEPTAALDSKSGRDVVEIMQKLAKEQGCTILIVTHDDRILDVAERIIELEDGVLDIKD; translated from the coding sequence ATGTTAACTTCAAAAGCCGAATTAAACACCGAAAAAAAAATAAAAAATCAGGAAGATAATAAAGTAGTCGAAATTAAAAATCTAGACTTTTATTATACAAATAATAAATTAACTAAACAAATTCTTTTTGATATTAATTTGACCCTCGAAAAAGGGGAAGTTGTAATTATGAAAGGGCCTTCTGGTTCAGGAAAAACCACCCTTTTAACCTTAATGGGTGCTTTGCGTAGTGCTACCCATGGTAGCCTAAAAGTATTTGGCAAAGAGTTAGTCGGTGCGGGGGATAATCTTTTAATTGAAACTAGAAAAAACATCGGTTATATTTTCCAAGCCCATAACTTATTAAAGTCTTTAACTGCTAGGCAAAATGTACAAATGTCTATGGATTTACACCCTCAATTCTCTTCCGAAGAAGGCAAAAAAAAATCCATTGAAATGTTAGAAGCAGTGGGTTTAGGTTCTCACATTGACTATTATCCTGAAAATTTATCAGGGGGGCAAAAGCAGAGGGTAGCCATTGCCAGGGCATTAGTATCTCACCCCAAAATGGTATTAGCAGACGAACCCACGGCAGCCCTTGACAGTAAATCTGGCCGTGATGTGGTGGAAATTATGCAAAAGTTAGCGAAAGAACAAGGTTGTACTATTTTAATAGTAACCCATGACGATCGCATCTTAGATGTGGCTGAAAGAATTATTGAGCTAGAAGACGGAGTTTTGGACATTAAGGATTAG
- a CDS encoding citrate synthase, giving the protein MAQPACEYKPGLEGVPVAQSSISYVDGKEGILKYRGINIEELATKSTFLETAFLLIWGRLPSKQELDDFQEDINNHRRIKYHIRDMMKCFPESGHPMDALQTSAAALGLFYSRRALDKEEYIRDAVVRILAKIPTMVAAFSQMRRGNDSVKPNDDLNYSANFLYMLTEKEPEPLEARIFDVCLMLHAEHTMNASTFSAMVTASTLTDPYAVVASAVGTLAGPLHGGANEEVLTMLEEIGSIENVRPYIEDCIENKKKIMGFGHRVYKVKDPRARILQQLAERLFELTGHDEYYDIALEVERVVAEKLGHKGIYANVDFYSGLVYRKLGIKPDLFTPMFAISRVAGWLAHWREQLAVNRIFRPTQIYVGQKDGVYVPIEERS; this is encoded by the coding sequence ATGGCACAACCAGCTTGTGAGTATAAACCAGGTTTAGAAGGAGTACCCGTAGCCCAATCTAGTATCAGTTACGTTGATGGGAAGGAAGGTATCTTAAAGTATAGAGGCATCAATATTGAAGAATTAGCCACTAAAAGTACCTTTTTGGAAACGGCATTTTTATTAATTTGGGGCAGACTACCTAGTAAACAGGAATTAGATGATTTTCAAGAGGATATAAATAACCACCGTAGAATTAAATATCATATTCGAGATATGATGAAGTGTTTTCCTGAAAGTGGTCATCCCATGGATGCTCTACAAACTTCGGCGGCAGCCCTTGGGCTTTTTTATTCTCGTCGAGCTTTGGATAAGGAGGAATATATTAGAGATGCGGTGGTAAGAATTTTGGCAAAAATTCCCACTATGGTGGCGGCTTTTTCTCAAATGCGTCGGGGGAATGATTCTGTTAAGCCTAATGATGATCTTAATTATTCTGCCAATTTCCTTTATATGCTCACGGAAAAAGAGCCAGAACCGTTAGAAGCTCGTATTTTTGATGTGTGTTTAATGCTTCATGCAGAACATACGATGAATGCTTCTACTTTCTCTGCTATGGTAACAGCTTCTACTTTAACTGATCCTTATGCGGTGGTGGCTTCTGCTGTGGGTACTTTGGCCGGTCCTCTCCATGGGGGGGCGAATGAGGAGGTATTGACCATGTTAGAGGAAATTGGTTCTATCGAAAATGTACGACCCTACATTGAAGATTGTATTGAAAACAAAAAGAAAATTATGGGCTTTGGTCATCGAGTCTATAAGGTGAAAGATCCCCGTGCTAGAATTCTACAACAGTTAGCGGAAAGACTTTTTGAGCTTACGGGTCATGATGAATATTATGATATTGCCCTAGAGGTTGAAAGGGTTGTGGCGGAAAAGCTAGGACACAAGGGTATTTATGCAAATGTGGACTTTTATTCTGGTTTGGTATATCGCAAGTTGGGCATTAAACCTGATTTGTTTACTCCAATGTTTGCCATTTCCCGTGTGGCTGGTTGGTTGGCTCACTGGCGCGAACAGTTGGCTGTCAATCGCATTTTCCGACCTACTCAAATTTATGTAGGACAAAAAGATGGGGTTTATGTTCCTATAGAAGAGCGCTCATAA
- the purU gene encoding formyltetrahydrofolate deformylase, producing MGKSPSKETATLLVSCPDQQGLVAKIANFIYSNGGNIIHADHHTDLEAGLFLSRIEWQLEGFNLPKDLIDAAFGAIALPLKATWQLHFSENIPRLAIWVSKQDHCLYDLLWRIKAKELKAEVGLIISNHQDLAPVAQQFDIPYHYIPITKENKTEQEAKEIEILKKAHIDLVILAKYMQVLSPQFIQQIPNIINIHHSFLPAFVGAKPYHQAYSRGVKIIGATGHYVTQDLDAGPIIEQDVVRISHRDTVPDLIRKGKDLEKIVLSRAVRLHLQQRVLVYGNKTVVFG from the coding sequence ATGGGGAAATCTCCGAGCAAAGAAACCGCAACATTATTAGTATCTTGCCCAGATCAACAGGGTTTAGTAGCAAAGATAGCTAACTTTATATATTCTAATGGTGGTAATATTATTCATGCAGATCACCACACGGATTTAGAAGCGGGTTTATTTCTCTCTCGCATTGAATGGCAATTGGAGGGTTTTAATTTACCTAAGGATTTAATTGATGCCGCCTTTGGTGCGATCGCCCTTCCCCTCAAAGCCACATGGCAACTACACTTTTCCGAAAACATTCCTCGCCTTGCCATTTGGGTAAGCAAACAAGATCATTGTCTCTATGACCTATTATGGCGCATCAAAGCCAAAGAACTAAAAGCCGAGGTAGGATTAATCATTAGTAACCATCAAGACTTAGCCCCCGTAGCCCAACAATTCGACATCCCCTATCACTATATTCCCATCACTAAAGAAAATAAAACCGAACAAGAAGCCAAAGAAATTGAAATACTCAAAAAAGCCCATATCGACTTAGTGATATTGGCAAAATATATGCAAGTATTAAGCCCCCAGTTTATCCAACAAATACCCAATATTATCAATATTCACCATTCCTTTTTACCTGCCTTCGTAGGGGCAAAACCCTATCACCAAGCATACTCTAGGGGAGTTAAAATTATCGGTGCCACAGGGCATTATGTGACCCAAGATTTAGACGCAGGGCCTATCATCGAACAAGACGTGGTAAGAATTAGTCACCGTGACACCGTTCCTGATTTAATTAGAAAAGGAAAAGACTTAGAAAAAATAGTCCTTTCCCGTGCCGTCAGGTTACATCTCCAACAAAGGGTATTAGTATATGGTAACAAAACCGTGGTTTTCGGATAG
- the wecB gene encoding non-hydrolyzing UDP-N-acetylglucosamine 2-epimerase, translated as MSAQKTICITLGTRPEAIKLAPVIQTFQNSPEFDTKVILTGQHREMVAQVMDIFGLTADEDLDIMQPNQTLSDITCRSLQGLEKIFQKIKPQLVIAQGDTTTAFAAALASFYQQIPVGHVEAGLRTNNIYNPFPEEANRRLISQITQLHFAPTTLAVENLKNSGVTGEIHHTGNTVIDALLSVADKNPPCDVEGLNWDQYRVLLMTVHRRENWGEPLQDIIKGMQLILDQFPDVAILLPLHRNPTVRNPIKQAFDNHERVFLTEPLDYQELVGAIKRSFFLLTDSGGLQEEAPSLGKPILVLRETTERPEAITAGTAKLIGTDAEIIFQSAQELLTNQSSYDEMAGAINPFGDGKACDRILNIVKNYLGIV; from the coding sequence ATGTCCGCCCAAAAAACTATTTGTATCACCCTTGGCACACGCCCAGAAGCCATCAAACTCGCACCCGTTATTCAAACCTTTCAAAATAGCCCAGAATTTGATACCAAAGTGATTTTGACAGGGCAACATCGGGAAATGGTTGCTCAGGTAATGGACATTTTTGGTTTAACCGCCGATGAAGACTTAGACATCATGCAACCTAATCAAACCCTCAGCGATATTACCTGTCGTAGTTTACAAGGGTTAGAAAAAATATTTCAAAAAATTAAACCTCAATTAGTTATCGCCCAAGGGGATACTACCACCGCCTTTGCGGCTGCCCTTGCTTCATTTTATCAACAAATTCCTGTGGGCCATGTGGAAGCCGGATTACGCACCAATAATATTTATAATCCTTTTCCTGAAGAAGCCAATCGTCGTCTAATTTCTCAAATTACCCAACTCCATTTTGCACCCACTACCCTAGCGGTGGAAAACTTAAAAAATTCGGGGGTAACGGGGGAAATTCACCACACAGGTAACACGGTAATAGATGCTTTGTTATCGGTGGCTGACAAAAATCCTCCCTGTGATGTGGAGGGGCTAAACTGGGATCAATATAGGGTATTGTTAATGACTGTCCATCGCCGAGAAAATTGGGGTGAACCTTTACAGGACATTATTAAAGGGATGCAGTTAATTTTAGATCAATTTCCTGATGTGGCGATCCTGCTTCCCCTCCATCGTAATCCCACGGTAAGAAATCCCATCAAACAGGCTTTTGATAACCATGAAAGGGTATTTTTAACCGAGCCTTTAGATTACCAAGAATTAGTAGGAGCAATTAAGCGCAGTTTTTTCCTTTTAACTGATTCTGGAGGTTTACAAGAAGAAGCTCCCAGTTTAGGAAAACCTATCTTAGTTTTACGAGAAACAACGGAAAGACCAGAGGCTATTACTGCAGGAACGGCAAAATTAATCGGCACTGATGCAGAAATAATTTTTCAATCTGCCCAAGAATTATTGACCAATCAAAGTAGTTATGATGAGATGGCAGGGGCTATTAATCCTTTTGGGGATGGGAAGGCGTGCGATCGCATCTTAAACATAGTCAAAAATTACTTAGGAATTGTCTAA
- the secA gene encoding preprotein translocase subunit SecA encodes MFKKLFGDPNARKLKKLQPLIAEINLLEEDFKKLSDDEMRAKTASFKEMFAKTKTKEERDDILDEILVEAFALVREAGVRVLGMRHYDVQLLGGIVLHTGQIAEMKTGEGKTLVATLPAYLNGLTGKGVHVVTVNDYLARRDAEWMGQIHRFLGLEVGLIQSGMTSVERRKNYLADITYATNSELGFDYLRDNMATSIEEVVQRSPHYCIIDEVDSILVDEARTPLIISGQVDRPIEKYQQAAQIAQMLTKQEEEGDGGHYEVDEKARNVLLTDEGFAQAEELLGVTDLYDQENPWAHYVFNAIKAKELFTRDVNYMVRNDEVVIVDEFTGRVLAGRRWSDGLHQAVEAKEKVEIQRETQTLASITYQNFFLLYEKLSGMTGTAKTEETEFEKVYNLQVTIVPTNRPNDRNDLPDVVYKNEIAKWKAVAEECAEMHETGRPVLVGTTSVEKSELLSTLLAEKKIPHNLLNARPENVERESEIVAQAGRKGAVTIATNMAGRGTDIILGGNSDYMARLKIREYFMPQIVRPEDDQLKFSVAGIDMGKKAKGQGFNGNGNGKKPKTWKATSDIFPCELSSETETQLKEVVKLAVDSYGFQGLSELDAEEKIAIAAEKAPIEDPVLIQLREVYNSIRGEYENLTGKEHDEVIEAGGLHVIGTERHESRRIDNQLRGRAGRQGDPGSTRFFLSLEDNLLRIFGGDRVAGLMNAFRVEEDMPIESGMLTRSLEGAQKKVETFYYDARKSVFEYDEVMNNQRRAIYAERRRVLEGEDLKDQVIQYAEKTMDEIVDAYVNPDLPPDEWNLEALVDKAKEFIYLLQDVTVKDLEDMTSTEMKTFLREEVHKAYDIKENQIEKLQPGLMRQAERFFILQQIDTLWREHLQNMDGLREAVGLRGYGQKDPLIEYKQEGYEMFLEMMIDIRRNVVYSLFQFQPQAQPQAV; translated from the coding sequence ATGTTTAAAAAGTTATTTGGTGATCCTAACGCAAGAAAACTAAAAAAGTTACAACCTCTGATTGCCGAGATTAATCTATTAGAGGAAGATTTTAAAAAATTATCTGATGATGAAATGAGGGCAAAAACGGCATCTTTTAAAGAGATGTTTGCCAAGACAAAAACTAAGGAAGAAAGAGATGATATATTGGATGAGATTTTGGTGGAAGCCTTTGCCCTAGTAAGAGAAGCTGGGGTAAGGGTTTTGGGTATGCGCCATTATGATGTGCAACTTTTAGGGGGTATTGTCTTACACACTGGGCAAATTGCTGAGATGAAAACAGGGGAAGGTAAAACCCTAGTGGCGACTTTACCGGCTTATCTTAATGGATTGACGGGGAAAGGGGTTCATGTGGTGACGGTTAACGACTATTTGGCTCGTCGTGATGCCGAATGGATGGGGCAAATTCACCGCTTTTTGGGTTTAGAAGTAGGTTTAATTCAAAGCGGTATGACTTCGGTGGAGCGCCGCAAAAATTATTTGGCAGATATTACCTATGCTACTAATAGCGAATTGGGTTTTGATTATTTGCGGGATAACATGGCGACTTCCATTGAAGAAGTGGTACAACGATCGCCCCATTACTGTATCATTGACGAGGTAGATTCGATTTTAGTGGATGAAGCCCGTACACCGCTAATCATTTCAGGACAAGTTGATCGCCCCATAGAAAAATATCAACAGGCTGCCCAGATAGCCCAGATGCTTACGAAACAAGAGGAAGAAGGAGATGGCGGCCATTACGAAGTGGACGAAAAAGCCCGTAATGTGTTACTAACCGATGAAGGTTTTGCCCAGGCAGAGGAACTTTTGGGAGTAACAGACTTGTATGATCAAGAAAATCCTTGGGCGCACTACGTTTTCAATGCCATCAAAGCCAAAGAATTATTCACCCGTGATGTTAACTACATGGTGCGTAACGATGAGGTGGTAATCGTGGATGAATTTACAGGTAGGGTATTGGCAGGAAGGAGATGGAGCGATGGTTTACACCAAGCCGTGGAAGCCAAGGAAAAAGTAGAAATTCAACGGGAAACCCAAACCCTCGCCAGTATTACCTATCAAAATTTCTTTTTGTTGTACGAAAAACTATCGGGGATGACGGGTACAGCCAAAACCGAGGAGACAGAATTTGAGAAAGTTTATAACCTACAAGTAACCATCGTACCCACCAACCGCCCTAATGATCGTAATGATTTGCCCGATGTGGTGTATAAAAACGAAATCGCTAAATGGAAAGCGGTAGCAGAAGAATGTGCGGAGATGCACGAAACGGGGCGCCCTGTATTAGTCGGTACTACTAGCGTAGAGAAATCGGAATTATTATCAACCCTTTTGGCGGAGAAAAAGATTCCCCATAACCTGCTTAATGCCCGTCCTGAAAACGTGGAAAGGGAATCGGAAATTGTGGCTCAGGCAGGAAGAAAAGGGGCTGTAACCATTGCCACCAACATGGCGGGGCGTGGTACAGATATTATCCTCGGTGGTAACTCTGACTACATGGCAAGGCTGAAAATTCGGGAGTATTTCATGCCCCAAATTGTTCGTCCTGAAGATGATCAATTAAAATTTAGTGTGGCGGGGATTGATATGGGTAAAAAAGCCAAAGGGCAAGGTTTTAACGGCAATGGCAATGGTAAAAAACCCAAAACTTGGAAGGCCACTTCTGATATTTTCCCCTGTGAGTTATCTTCTGAAACCGAAACGCAGTTAAAAGAAGTGGTGAAGTTGGCGGTGGATAGTTACGGTTTCCAAGGATTGTCAGAATTGGATGCTGAAGAAAAAATTGCGATCGCGGCGGAAAAAGCACCCATTGAAGATCCCGTTTTAATCCAACTACGGGAAGTATATAATAGCATCCGTGGTGAATATGAAAACCTTACAGGCAAAGAACATGACGAGGTAATCGAAGCAGGAGGTTTACACGTAATTGGTACAGAAAGACACGAATCCCGCCGTATCGATAACCAATTGAGAGGAAGGGCAGGAAGACAAGGAGATCCCGGTTCTACTCGCTTCTTTTTGAGCTTAGAGGACAATTTATTGCGGATTTTTGGGGGCGATCGCGTGGCTGGACTCATGAATGCCTTTAGGGTAGAGGAAGATATGCCCATCGAGTCTGGAATGCTCACCCGTTCCCTTGAAGGCGCCCAGAAAAAGGTGGAAACCTTCTATTACGATGCCCGTAAGAGCGTTTTTGAGTATGACGAAGTGATGAACAACCAAAGACGGGCGATTTATGCTGAACGTCGTCGAGTTTTAGAAGGAGAAGATTTGAAAGATCAAGTTATCCAGTATGCCGAGAAAACCATGGATGAAATTGTTGATGCCTACGTCAATCCCGACTTACCCCCCGATGAATGGAACCTGGAGGCGCTCGTGGACAAAGCCAAAGAGTTTATCTACCTCCTCCAAGATGTCACCGTCAAAGACTTAGAAGATATGACATCCACCGAGATGAAAACCTTTTTAAGAGAAGAAGTTCATAAAGCCTACGACATCAAAGAAAATCAGATCGAAAAACTCCAACCGGGGTTAATGCGTCAAGCCGAAAGATTCTTTATCCTCCAACAAATCGACACCCTCTGGCGTGAACACCTACAAAACATGGATGGATTACGCGAAGCCGTTGGCTTACGGGGTTATGGACAAAAAGATCCCCTCATTGAATACAAACAAGAGGGTTACGAAATGTTCTTGGAAATGATGATCGATATTCGCCGTAATGTCGTTTATTCTCTCTTCCAGTTCCAACCCCAAGCCCAACCCCAAGCAGTATAA
- a CDS encoding metallothionein produces MTTVTQMKCACPSCLCIVNLSDAVQKNDHYYCCQACADGHPSGSSGCGHTGCGCHK; encoded by the coding sequence ATGACTACCGTAACGCAAATGAAGTGTGCTTGTCCCTCTTGTTTATGTATCGTTAATTTGAGTGATGCAGTGCAAAAAAATGATCACTATTATTGTTGTCAGGCTTGTGCTGATGGTCATCCTAGTGGTAGTAGTGGTTGTGGACATACTGGGTGTGGATGTCATAAATAA
- the sixA gene encoding phosphohistidine phosphatase SixA translates to MKIYFVRHGIAQERIAGEDNPERALTPKGIAKTHQVAQKLKQVENCCNLIITSPYVRAKQTAEILYEHKIAPKIEERNYLMPDGDIQPWLHSLQNSSYSKDDKLILVGHQPDLGNWAETLIWGKSAKKITLKKAGIIGINIFDIYNPLGNGEIFLLISPKWLLTTIDS, encoded by the coding sequence ATGAAAATATATTTTGTTCGCCATGGTATCGCCCAAGAAAGAATCGCAGGGGAAGATAATCCCGAAAGGGCATTAACCCCCAAAGGCATCGCCAAAACCCACCAAGTAGCCCAAAAATTGAAACAAGTTGAAAACTGCTGTAACCTGATTATTACTAGCCCCTATGTTCGAGCTAAACAAACCGCCGAAATTCTCTATGAACATAAAATTGCTCCAAAAATAGAAGAACGTAACTATCTAATGCCCGATGGAGACATTCAACCATGGCTTCATAGCCTACAAAACTCAAGCTATAGTAAAGATGATAAATTAATCCTGGTAGGTCATCAACCAGATCTCGGAAACTGGGCAGAAACACTGATATGGGGAAAAAGTGCAAAAAAAATCACCTTGAAAAAAGCAGGAATAATCGGTATCAATATTTTCGATATTTATAATCCTCTTGGTAATGGTGAAATATTTTTACTCATTTCCCCCAAGTGGTTGTTAACAACAATTGACAGTTGA